A section of the Planctomycetota bacterium genome encodes:
- the murQ gene encoding N-acetylmuramic acid 6-phosphate etherase, with the protein MKRDFDRLLTEQRHPRTRRIDAMPVSEILATIHREDARVAGAVAAERPRLARAVELVVERLRRGGRIFFVGAGTSGRLGVLEAAEMPPTFDTPPELAQAVMAGGPECVWASKEGAEDDAADGARQIRLRKIRPADVVVGIAASGVTPFVHGALREARRRGAGTILVACNRRGVPPRPADVVVAPRVGPEVIAGSTRLRAGTATKMVLNALTVASMIRLGKVYENLMVDLQTRSDKLHARARRIVRILTGVSERRAARALRAAGGRCKTAIVMLRRGVTREEAERLLEAAGGMLRPVLEDGGAR; encoded by the coding sequence ATGAAGCGCGATTTCGACCGGCTCCTCACCGAGCAGCGCCATCCGCGCACGCGGCGGATCGACGCGATGCCGGTGTCCGAGATCCTCGCCACGATTCACCGCGAGGACGCGCGGGTGGCCGGCGCGGTGGCGGCCGAGCGGCCGCGGCTGGCGCGGGCGGTCGAGCTGGTCGTCGAGCGGCTGCGGCGCGGCGGGCGGATCTTCTTCGTGGGGGCGGGAACGAGCGGACGTCTGGGGGTGCTCGAGGCGGCCGAGATGCCGCCGACCTTCGACACGCCGCCGGAGCTCGCCCAGGCGGTCATGGCCGGCGGTCCGGAGTGCGTCTGGGCGAGCAAGGAGGGGGCCGAGGACGACGCCGCCGACGGCGCGCGGCAGATCCGGCTCCGCAAGATCCGCCCGGCGGACGTCGTCGTCGGGATCGCCGCCAGCGGGGTGACGCCGTTCGTGCACGGGGCGCTCCGGGAAGCCCGCCGGCGGGGCGCGGGGACGATCCTGGTTGCCTGCAACCGCCGGGGGGTGCCGCCCCGGCCGGCGGACGTCGTCGTCGCCCCGCGGGTGGGTCCGGAGGTGATCGCCGGATCCACGCGCCTGCGGGCCGGCACCGCGACCAAGATGGTGCTCAACGCCCTCACGGTCGCCTCGATGATCCGGCTGGGCAAGGTCTACGAGAACCTGATGGTGGATCTCCAGACGCGCTCCGACAAGCTTCACGCGCGGGCGCGGCGGATCGTGCGGATTCTGACGGGGGTTTCGGAGCGGCGCGCGGCGCGGGCGCTGCGGGCGGCGGGAGGCCGGTGCAAGACGGCGATCGTGATGCTCCGGCGGGGCGTGACCCGGGAGGAGGCGGAGCGGCTCCTGGAGGCCGCGGGAGGGATGCTCCGGCCGGTCCTGGAGGACGGCGGCGCGCGATGA
- a CDS encoding aminotransferase class I/II-fold pyridoxal phosphate-dependent enzyme, which yields MPRDFVSRKAARFTESVIREMTRLADRHGAINLAQGFPDFPAPAALKRAACEAIRRDVNQYAVTWGAPALREALARKYKKYNRMDVDPDRNITVTCGATEAMISALLAAVDPGEEVILFEPHYENYGPDTILSGATPRFVHLHPPDWHLDEKELARAFNRRTKAIVLNTPNNPTGKVFTRRELETIARLCLKWDVLAVTDEVYEHIVYEGEHVSIASLDGMAERTITTSSLSKTFSITGWRLGYCIAPERLSGAIRKVHDFLTVGAPHPLQVAAARLLDRPGTLFEDLPREYRERREVFYPALEAADFRPFRRPAGAYYVMCDVSRFGFPDDTAFARWFVREAGIAVVPGSSFYVDPARGRHLVRFAFCKRKPTLREAARRLARLSVPAAARS from the coding sequence ATGCCCCGGGACTTCGTCTCCAGGAAGGCCGCCCGTTTCACCGAGAGCGTCATCCGGGAGATGACCCGCCTGGCCGACCGCCACGGGGCGATCAACCTGGCTCAGGGCTTTCCGGACTTTCCGGCCCCCGCGGCGCTCAAGCGCGCCGCCTGCGAGGCCATCCGGCGCGACGTCAACCAGTACGCCGTCACCTGGGGCGCGCCCGCCCTCCGGGAGGCTCTGGCCCGCAAGTACAAGAAGTACAACCGAATGGACGTGGACCCTGACCGAAATATCACCGTCACCTGCGGCGCCACGGAGGCCATGATCTCGGCGCTCCTGGCGGCGGTCGATCCGGGGGAGGAGGTCATCCTTTTCGAGCCGCACTACGAGAACTACGGGCCCGACACGATCCTCTCCGGCGCCACGCCCCGCTTCGTGCATCTGCATCCTCCGGACTGGCACCTGGACGAGAAGGAGCTGGCGCGCGCCTTCAACCGGCGCACGAAGGCGATCGTCCTGAACACCCCCAACAATCCCACGGGGAAGGTGTTCACGCGCCGGGAGCTCGAGACGATCGCCCGGCTGTGCCTGAAGTGGGACGTCCTGGCGGTCACGGACGAGGTGTACGAGCACATCGTCTACGAGGGGGAGCACGTTTCGATCGCGTCGCTCGACGGCATGGCGGAGCGGACGATCACCACCTCGTCGCTCTCGAAGACGTTTTCGATCACGGGCTGGCGGCTCGGATACTGCATCGCGCCCGAGCGGCTGAGCGGCGCGATCCGGAAGGTGCATGACTTCCTCACGGTGGGGGCGCCGCATCCGCTCCAGGTCGCCGCGGCGCGGCTTCTGGACCGGCCGGGGACGCTCTTCGAGGACCTGCCGCGCGAGTACCGGGAACGCCGCGAGGTCTTCTACCCGGCGCTCGAGGCGGCCGACTTCCGTCCGTTCCGGCGTCCCGCCGGCGCGTACTACGTGATGTGCGACGTCTCGCGGTTCGGGTTCCCGGACGACACGGCCTTCGCCCGGTGGTTCGTGCGGGAGGCCGGGATCGCCGTGGTTCCGGGCAGCTCTTTCTACGTGGATCCCGCGCGGGGGCGCCACCTCGTCCGGTTCGCCTTCTGCAAGCGCAAGCCCACGCTGCGCGAGGCGGCGCGGCGCCTGGCCCGCCTTTCCGTACCGGCCGCCGCCCGCTCATGA
- a CDS encoding diguanylate cyclase — MNASAAPDPALLDRVTGLANRRALLRDLRERVPGGQGALVMLDLDGFRSATERFPKALVERLLSEVARRLRAAAEPDTLLYRWAADAFCALLPGADKERGLRCAETLRAAVRSEPFALGADDQGGLRVALTASASASSYPVDGRSPTLLIEAAELALFVAKRQGRDRVAVAGRLDPAVLAEIGVFRGLPCPLLIGRAPEQAKLRQMASDARHVGASCALVTGPAGLGKSRLLRELGIWARSERFVVLSTTCREPRAGFPYASLAEAVDGLSVTDPRIVREALLRLGPDPRSALAVVLREYPLPDRPAELELSRYARLLWEAFPALLAELAREGPLLVTFDEAEHADAATFEALRQAAARGVPYLLAAATDLDAEAFARTRAGDFFRERGPSAVTLALGPLTPEEMGRMLQAILPDADFAPDAVRQLVESSGGNPLWLEETLRALLLKGRVRLADGRWKIPALGPADLPRDLDGAVRAVAEALPARANTLLLGAAVIGADVDPDLLQEVMGQDDMEMLDLIDEARRARLLVTSDTETELLSFPASYARRARLESSPDDERRHLHARVGVAQEARHGGDVAHLADELAYHYGRAGREDRARHFDAVARRRAEILRPPRREGARRARLEPCKEPLSPAALEHALAALRHFAGALKVGRLYPQWSQVSAGFVAQLRDELRALLAAAPGFTFSAGSAGPAINGRPSDAAVAADFAALLDERLVESLTLLPSFDVGRIETLLKAFTEPFDRVRAEADHWDRFLDREGLEGIDLVQKAYQVRERDARAAARAAEGPIPPEHLPALRDALRLFKAAVDALKLYPPGHSLVEETAREASRALTELCARVPAVVLGTAEGELVVNGRPGDRKFYGEAGAFLVKEIDERALKSITLASGLTEDEVRALVSFLSMPPGTPAAGLLQQFVHVEFGSREYARAEEGRTVVAVAPPPRPIRSEIRARELLARPYAEFLSGELEQQFPALVETLAYGALRPLAEQLVDRLGAHFADPSGRHRRRAFDLLGRSLAFASPGTRRLEVERSAPPLRQRLWEDKTPELFRTATDILPLWIPAAATVGCLRELAEIAGSVLRKRAAAADTPQEIAIACESILQDIPKTAAYPVLLASLRKPRPEERLTAANILLSIGGEAVRRLLEAFLDEPDPAARKAMATALGFAAAEVAGELAQVLGPETPPDRVARLLEVIDPLLGPALAGHLAELAEKGPPEVRRMILEAAERWPAPLAAPVVRQLLGSADEGRRVRGLELAARLKIPQLGAEVGKLMEATEDERLLQLCCAYFEAAPNPASVPLLSRIVERRPRFLGLVKGYSAETRRAALAALARQGTRQAEEALLAAAARDREMRELAEALAAEAKAAAAPTARKPF; from the coding sequence ATGAACGCCTCCGCCGCGCCCGACCCCGCGCTCCTGGACCGCGTCACGGGACTGGCCAACCGCCGCGCCCTTCTCAGGGACCTTCGCGAACGCGTCCCCGGAGGCCAGGGCGCGCTCGTAATGCTCGACCTGGACGGCTTCCGATCGGCCACCGAGCGCTTCCCCAAGGCGCTCGTGGAGCGTCTGCTCTCCGAAGTCGCCCGGCGGCTCCGCGCGGCCGCCGAACCGGACACCCTCCTCTACCGCTGGGCGGCGGACGCGTTCTGCGCGCTCCTGCCCGGAGCCGACAAGGAGCGCGGCCTGCGCTGCGCCGAAACCCTCCGCGCCGCCGTGCGCTCCGAACCGTTCGCGCTCGGCGCGGACGACCAAGGCGGCCTGCGCGTCGCCCTCACCGCCAGCGCGTCCGCCTCGTCCTATCCCGTGGACGGCCGCTCGCCCACGCTCCTCATCGAGGCGGCGGAACTGGCGCTTTTCGTCGCCAAGCGCCAGGGACGCGACCGCGTCGCCGTCGCCGGACGCCTGGATCCGGCGGTGCTCGCCGAAATCGGCGTCTTCCGCGGCCTGCCCTGTCCGCTGCTGATCGGCCGGGCGCCCGAACAGGCCAAGCTCCGGCAGATGGCCTCGGACGCCCGCCATGTGGGCGCCTCTTGCGCGCTCGTGACCGGCCCCGCGGGCCTGGGCAAGTCGCGGCTCCTGCGGGAGCTGGGAATCTGGGCCCGCTCCGAGCGGTTCGTGGTGCTCTCGACCACCTGCCGGGAACCCCGCGCCGGGTTCCCCTACGCGAGCCTCGCCGAGGCGGTGGACGGCCTCTCCGTCACCGATCCGCGCATCGTGCGCGAGGCGCTCCTGCGGCTGGGTCCCGACCCCCGCAGCGCGCTCGCGGTGGTGCTCCGCGAGTACCCGCTCCCGGACCGGCCCGCGGAGCTCGAGCTGTCCCGCTACGCGCGCCTCCTCTGGGAGGCCTTCCCCGCGCTCCTGGCGGAGCTGGCGCGCGAGGGACCGCTCCTCGTAACCTTCGACGAAGCGGAGCACGCCGACGCGGCCACGTTCGAGGCCCTCCGCCAGGCGGCCGCCCGGGGCGTCCCGTATCTCCTGGCCGCCGCCACGGACCTGGACGCGGAGGCGTTCGCCCGCACGCGGGCGGGGGATTTCTTCCGCGAGCGCGGCCCCTCGGCCGTCACGCTCGCCCTGGGCCCCCTGACCCCCGAGGAAATGGGCCGGATGCTCCAGGCGATCCTGCCGGACGCCGACTTCGCCCCCGACGCCGTGCGGCAGCTCGTCGAGTCCTCGGGCGGCAACCCGCTCTGGCTCGAAGAGACCCTCCGCGCGCTTCTCCTCAAGGGCCGCGTGCGGCTGGCGGACGGCCGATGGAAGATCCCGGCCCTGGGACCCGCCGACCTTCCTCGGGACCTCGACGGGGCGGTGCGCGCCGTGGCGGAAGCGCTTCCGGCCCGCGCCAACACGCTCCTCCTCGGCGCCGCCGTCATCGGGGCGGACGTGGATCCCGATCTCCTCCAGGAGGTCATGGGCCAGGACGACATGGAGATGCTGGACCTCATCGACGAGGCCCGGCGCGCGCGCCTCCTGGTGACGTCGGACACGGAGACGGAACTTCTCTCCTTCCCGGCCTCCTACGCCCGCCGGGCGCGTCTGGAATCCTCGCCGGACGACGAGCGCCGCCATCTCCACGCGCGCGTGGGCGTGGCTCAGGAGGCCCGCCACGGGGGCGACGTCGCCCATCTGGCCGACGAGCTGGCCTATCACTACGGGCGCGCCGGCCGGGAGGACCGGGCCCGGCACTTCGACGCCGTGGCGCGCCGCCGCGCGGAGATCCTCAGGCCCCCGCGGCGGGAGGGCGCGCGCCGCGCGCGGCTGGAGCCCTGCAAGGAGCCGCTCTCCCCGGCGGCCCTCGAGCACGCGCTGGCCGCCCTGCGGCACTTCGCCGGAGCGCTCAAGGTCGGGCGGCTCTATCCGCAGTGGAGCCAGGTGAGCGCGGGATTCGTCGCCCAGCTCCGGGACGAACTCCGGGCGCTCCTGGCGGCCGCGCCGGGCTTCACCTTTTCCGCCGGCTCCGCCGGCCCCGCGATCAACGGCCGGCCCTCGGATGCCGCGGTCGCCGCCGATTTCGCCGCGCTCCTCGACGAACGCCTCGTGGAGTCCCTGACGCTCCTGCCCTCCTTCGACGTCGGACGCATCGAGACCCTCCTCAAGGCGTTCACCGAGCCCTTCGACCGGGTGCGCGCGGAGGCCGACCACTGGGACCGCTTCCTCGACCGCGAGGGGCTCGAGGGCATCGACCTCGTCCAGAAGGCCTACCAGGTCCGCGAGCGCGACGCGCGCGCCGCCGCGCGGGCGGCCGAGGGGCCGATTCCGCCCGAGCATCTTCCGGCGCTCCGGGACGCCCTGCGCCTCTTCAAGGCCGCCGTGGACGCCCTCAAGCTCTACCCGCCGGGGCATTCGCTCGTCGAGGAGACGGCCCGGGAGGCCTCCCGGGCGCTCACGGAGCTCTGCGCGCGCGTCCCGGCGGTCGTTCTCGGAACGGCGGAGGGGGAGCTCGTCGTCAACGGCCGGCCGGGCGACCGCAAGTTCTACGGCGAGGCGGGCGCCTTCCTCGTGAAGGAGATCGACGAACGCGCCCTCAAGAGCATAACGCTCGCCTCGGGGCTCACGGAGGACGAGGTGCGCGCCCTGGTGAGTTTCCTTTCGATGCCGCCCGGAACGCCGGCCGCCGGCCTCCTGCAGCAGTTCGTCCACGTGGAGTTCGGCTCCCGCGAGTACGCGCGCGCCGAGGAGGGCCGGACGGTCGTCGCCGTGGCCCCGCCGCCCAGGCCCATCCGTTCCGAAATCCGCGCGCGGGAGCTTCTGGCCCGGCCGTATGCCGAGTTCCTCTCCGGGGAGCTCGAGCAGCAGTTCCCCGCGCTCGTCGAGACGCTCGCGTACGGAGCGCTCCGGCCGCTCGCGGAGCAGCTCGTGGACCGCCTGGGGGCGCATTTCGCCGACCCGAGCGGTCGCCACCGCCGCCGCGCGTTCGATCTTCTGGGCCGGTCGCTCGCCTTCGCTTCGCCGGGAACGCGCCGGCTGGAGGTCGAGCGCTCCGCTCCTCCGCTCCGGCAGCGGCTCTGGGAGGACAAGACGCCTGAGCTTTTCCGCACGGCGACGGACATCCTCCCGCTGTGGATCCCGGCCGCCGCCACGGTGGGGTGCCTGCGGGAACTGGCGGAGATCGCCGGCTCCGTGCTTCGCAAGCGCGCCGCGGCCGCGGACACCCCCCAGGAAATCGCCATCGCGTGCGAATCGATCCTCCAGGACATCCCGAAGACCGCGGCCTACCCGGTGCTTCTGGCCTCGCTCCGCAAGCCGCGGCCCGAGGAGCGCCTGACCGCGGCGAACATTCTCCTGTCGATCGGCGGCGAGGCGGTGCGGCGGCTCCTGGAGGCGTTCCTGGACGAGCCGGACCCGGCGGCGCGCAAGGCGATGGCCACGGCCCTGGGGTTCGCGGCGGCCGAGGTGGCCGGGGAGCTCGCGCAGGTCCTGGGCCCCGAGACGCCGCCGGACCGCGTCGCCCGGCTCCTCGAGGTGATCGATCCGCTTCTCGGACCGGCGCTCGCGGGTCACCTGGCCGAGCTGGCGGAGAAAGGCCCCCCCGAGGTCCGCCGGATGATTCTCGAGGCGGCGGAGCGGTGGCCGGCGCCGCTGGCGGCTCCGGTGGTGCGGCAGCTCCTGGGGAGCGCCGACGAGGGGCGCCGCGTGCGGGGGCTCGAGCTGGCGGCCCGGCTGAAGATCCCGCAGCTCGGCGCCGAAGTGGGCAAGCTCATGGAGGCCACGGAGGACGAGCGCCTCCTGCAGCTTTGCTGCGCCTACTTCGAGGCGGCGCCCAACCCGGCGTCGGTGCCTCTGCTTTCGCGGATCGTCGAGCGCCGCCCGCGCTTCCTGGGGCTCGTCAAGGGCTATTCCGCCGAGACGCGCCGGGCCGCGCTGGCCGCGCTGGCGCGGCAGGGAACCCGTCAGGCGGAGGAGGCGCTGCTCGCCGCCGCCGCGCGCGACCGCGAAATGCGCGAGCTCGCCGAGGCGCTGGCCGCCGAGGCGAAGGCCGCCGCCGCGCCGACCGCGCGGAAACCCTTCTGA
- a CDS encoding protein kinase, whose amino-acid sequence MEPRTEKAPAPSSLPPVPEKADLGQILVRDGLLRPEQLEDALRTQREMVGREGTPPPRLGEILVRKGYVTREAVERALGEQDKKILFCPSCEILVNVDRRPDAIAYQCGRCQGPLRPPPPGDGHKCVESSIIVNSCLPVPPEVQEALRETTRRFGKYVILEPLGRGGIAEVSRAWDTYLHQYVALKRIKPQPSETASGHHSRVASLLNEAHNAIRLRHPNIVSVYDIGRVGQVYYISMECLEGHTLYDEIRRHREQRKQSLWDADPERWLGVLYQVAHAVHYAHTRPIPTFHCDLKPGNIFIAKDGRPYVLDFGLARQLGNFADDVGMISGTPSYMSPEQAAGRNDEVDARTDVYGLGAVLYEVLTGRPPFAGDMGKVILQTLRDRPVPPSTVARERAAAGERTRSIPADLEALCLRCLEKERERRPPSALAVAQEIASILQKARAVLDGSASSSRTRAVSLPPPRSRRAAPAAAALAAAVLTGAAAWVAFRPAPETEPPAERALRRLAEFRPEAPEALGLGSPSEPGPARLARHRDAVLAFKERLSDAVRRLRPVLPELSVRGRTLRDVRIFKAYPDRVVFLAEDEPDAADWSDLGPEGVAALAAACGLLDRAEDRWGLALYCRAAGRDPKAAEILRTLEGTPLAEEARRELEEIRRP is encoded by the coding sequence ATGGAACCGCGCACCGAGAAGGCTCCGGCGCCGTCCTCCCTCCCGCCCGTTCCCGAAAAGGCGGATCTCGGCCAGATCCTGGTCCGGGACGGACTTCTGCGCCCGGAGCAGCTCGAGGACGCCCTCCGCACGCAGCGCGAGATGGTCGGGCGCGAGGGGACGCCGCCCCCGCGGCTGGGCGAGATTCTCGTCCGGAAGGGCTACGTCACGCGCGAGGCGGTGGAGCGCGCGCTCGGGGAGCAGGACAAGAAGATCCTCTTCTGCCCGAGCTGCGAGATTCTGGTCAACGTGGACCGCCGCCCCGACGCCATCGCGTACCAGTGCGGCCGCTGCCAAGGTCCGCTCCGGCCGCCCCCGCCGGGCGACGGCCACAAGTGCGTCGAAAGCTCGATCATCGTCAACAGCTGCCTGCCCGTACCCCCCGAGGTCCAGGAAGCGCTCCGCGAGACCACCCGGCGGTTCGGCAAGTACGTGATCCTCGAACCCCTCGGCCGCGGCGGGATCGCCGAAGTCTCCCGCGCGTGGGACACCTACCTCCACCAGTATGTGGCCCTCAAGCGGATCAAGCCGCAGCCTTCGGAAACCGCTTCCGGCCACCATTCCCGCGTGGCCAGCCTCCTCAACGAGGCGCACAACGCCATCCGCCTGCGCCACCCGAACATCGTCTCGGTCTACGACATCGGCCGCGTCGGCCAGGTCTACTACATCAGCATGGAGTGCCTGGAAGGGCACACCCTGTACGACGAAATCCGCCGCCACCGCGAGCAACGCAAGCAGTCCCTCTGGGACGCCGACCCCGAACGCTGGCTGGGCGTGCTCTACCAGGTGGCCCACGCGGTCCACTACGCCCACACGCGGCCGATCCCCACGTTCCACTGCGACCTCAAGCCGGGCAACATCTTCATCGCCAAGGACGGACGGCCGTACGTCCTGGACTTCGGCCTGGCCCGCCAGCTCGGAAATTTCGCCGACGACGTCGGCATGATCAGCGGCACGCCCTCGTACATGTCCCCCGAGCAGGCCGCGGGGCGGAACGACGAAGTGGACGCCCGCACGGACGTCTACGGACTGGGCGCGGTCCTCTATGAAGTCCTCACCGGGCGTCCTCCGTTCGCCGGGGACATGGGAAAAGTGATCCTCCAGACCCTGCGCGACCGGCCGGTCCCGCCGTCCACCGTGGCCCGCGAGCGGGCCGCCGCCGGCGAGCGGACGCGGTCGATCCCCGCGGACCTCGAGGCGCTCTGCCTGCGATGCCTCGAGAAGGAACGCGAACGCCGCCCCCCGAGCGCGCTGGCCGTGGCGCAGGAGATCGCCTCCATCCTCCAGAAGGCCCGCGCCGTCCTGGACGGGAGCGCCTCCTCCTCCCGGACGCGGGCGGTTTCCCTTCCGCCCCCTCGGTCGCGCCGGGCCGCGCCGGCGGCCGCGGCGCTGGCGGCCGCGGTCCTGACGGGAGCCGCCGCGTGGGTCGCTTTCCGTCCCGCCCCGGAGACGGAACCTCCGGCCGAACGCGCGCTCCGCCGCCTGGCCGAATTCCGCCCCGAGGCCCCCGAGGCGCTCGGCCTGGGCTCCCCCTCCGAACCCGGCCCCGCCCGCCTCGCCCGGCACCGCGACGCCGTCCTCGCCTTCAAGGAACGCCTCTCGGACGCCGTGCGCCGCCTGCGCCCCGTCCTTCCGGAGCTTTCCGTGCGGGGCCGCACCCTGCGCGACGTCCGGATCTTCAAAGCCTATCCGGACCGCGTCGTCTTTCTCGCAGAGGACGAACCCGACGCGGCCGACTGGTCCGACCTGGGCCCCGAGGGCGTGGCCGCCCTGGCGGCCGCCTGCGGCCTGCTCGACCGCGCGGAAGACCGCTGGGGCCTGGCCCTCTACTGCCGCGCGGCCGGACGAGACCCCAAGGCGGCCGAGATCCTCCGGACGCTCGAGGGAACGCCGCTGGCCGAGGAAGCCCGCCGCGAGCTCGAGGAGATCCGCCGCCCATGA
- a CDS encoding ABC transporter substrate-binding protein, producing MRALAVLAAAAALAACGRSDAPAPPRTPAARLLAEAGFPDGRGFPRLTILYNRADWHTRIAARIQENWRRALGVDVDLRNVEWRVYLDRLAAGDYQIARRAWIGEYLDPHAFLALFRRDSRAHAAGWSSDAFERLMDAADAEPDAARRLGLLAEAERLLLDEAAVAPIYHYVSHNYIKPFVKGVYPNVRDMHPLQGVTLEGPGAPADGVLVFNGAEEPASLDPALSQDIAGLKVLMHLFEGLAAPDPKDARPVPAAAERWEVSPDGKTWTFRLREARWSNGDPVTAHDFVWAWRRAADPRTASPYVDRLFVLRNARAVARGEAPPSSLGVRATDDRTLVAELAHVAPYFPELLCLNVFFPVHRATVERHGAEWVRPGTMVHNGPYRLESWTFNDRKVFVKNPLYRAAREVKLAKFVFLSVADDNAAWRLYESGACHWLFRAPPDAVDTYATRPDHVAAPYNAVYYYVFNTSVRPLDDPRVRRALSQTIDREGIVRSILRGGETPALRLVPPTSRPAPLPER from the coding sequence ATGCGAGCCCTCGCTGTGCTGGCCGCCGCCGCGGCTCTGGCCGCCTGCGGCCGCTCGGACGCCCCCGCCCCGCCCCGCACGCCCGCCGCCCGGCTCCTGGCGGAGGCGGGATTCCCCGACGGCCGCGGATTTCCCCGCCTGACGATCCTGTACAACCGCGCCGACTGGCACACCCGCATCGCCGCGCGCATCCAGGAGAACTGGCGGCGCGCGCTGGGCGTCGACGTCGACCTCCGGAACGTCGAGTGGAGGGTGTACCTCGACCGCCTGGCCGCGGGCGACTACCAGATCGCCCGCCGCGCCTGGATCGGGGAGTACCTCGACCCCCACGCGTTCCTGGCCCTCTTCCGGCGCGACAGCCGGGCCCATGCCGCCGGATGGAGTTCCGACGCCTTCGAGCGGCTCATGGACGCGGCGGACGCCGAGCCGGACGCGGCGCGGCGGCTCGGTCTTCTGGCCGAGGCGGAGCGCCTGCTTCTGGACGAGGCCGCGGTGGCTCCGATCTATCACTATGTGTCCCACAACTACATCAAGCCGTTCGTCAAGGGGGTCTACCCGAACGTCCGGGACATGCACCCGCTTCAGGGCGTGACCCTGGAGGGTCCCGGCGCGCCGGCCGACGGCGTCCTCGTGTTCAACGGCGCCGAGGAACCCGCCTCGCTCGATCCGGCGCTTTCCCAGGACATCGCGGGCCTCAAGGTCCTCATGCATCTCTTCGAGGGGCTGGCCGCGCCCGACCCGAAGGACGCCCGTCCCGTCCCCGCCGCCGCCGAGCGTTGGGAGGTTTCCCCGGACGGAAAGACCTGGACCTTCCGGCTCCGGGAAGCCCGCTGGTCGAACGGCGATCCGGTCACGGCCCACGATTTCGTCTGGGCGTGGCGGCGCGCGGCGGATCCCCGCACGGCGTCGCCCTATGTGGACCGGCTCTTCGTCCTGCGCAACGCCCGGGCGGTCGCGCGCGGCGAGGCGCCGCCCTCGAGCCTGGGCGTGCGCGCGACGGACGACCGGACGCTCGTGGCGGAGCTGGCGCACGTGGCGCCCTATTTCCCGGAGCTTCTCTGCCTGAACGTCTTCTTCCCGGTCCACCGCGCCACCGTGGAGCGCCACGGCGCCGAGTGGGTCCGCCCGGGAACGATGGTCCACAACGGCCCGTATCGTCTGGAGTCGTGGACCTTCAACGACCGGAAGGTGTTCGTGAAGAACCCGCTCTACCGGGCGGCCCGGGAGGTGAAGCTCGCGAAGTTCGTCTTCCTGAGCGTCGCCGACGACAACGCGGCCTGGCGGCTCTACGAATCCGGCGCCTGCCACTGGCTTTTCCGCGCCCCTCCCGACGCGGTCGACACCTATGCCACCCGTCCGGACCACGTGGCGGCGCCCTACAACGCCGTGTACTACTACGTCTTCAACACGAGCGTCCGGCCGCTCGACGACCCCCGCGTCCGCCGGGCGCTTTCGCAGACCATCGACCGCGAGGGCATCGTCCGTTCGATCCTGCGGGGCGGCGAAACGCCGGCCCTGCGGCTGGTCCCGCCGACGTCCCGTCCGGCCCCGCTTCCGGAGCGATGA
- a CDS encoding anhydro-N-acetylmuramic acid kinase, with translation MIRALGLMSGTSADGVSAALVRIADRRVELLAFRTEAYPKALRERVRAAAGARAPELSELHADLGRFFARAARRILAGRRADVIGSHGQTVWHEPGRHTLQLGEPSFIAQETGIPTVADFRPADVAAGGQGAPLVPYFDWFVFGGRPVALLNLGGIANFTFVGRTLRETTGFDTGPGNVLLDEAMRRAFGREYDAGGRVAASGTIDLRMLRRLDHPYFRKPPPKSTGRELFGPAFLEERLGRELRRRPADAVATLTFFTARTIADAFARFAPRPVQEVVVSGGGAFNRTLVRHLEWMLWPAAVRPIDVYGFPPLAREPAAFALLAAQTLRGRPSNVPSATGARRAVVLGKIVPAGRGGVPS, from the coding sequence ATGATCCGGGCGCTGGGGCTCATGTCCGGAACGTCCGCCGACGGGGTTTCGGCGGCGCTCGTGCGGATCGCGGACCGGCGGGTGGAGCTTCTGGCGTTCCGGACGGAGGCGTATCCGAAGGCGCTGCGGGAGCGCGTGCGGGCGGCGGCGGGGGCGCGGGCGCCGGAGCTCTCGGAGCTTCACGCGGATCTGGGGCGGTTCTTCGCGCGGGCGGCCCGGCGGATCCTGGCGGGGCGCCGCGCGGACGTGATCGGCTCGCACGGCCAGACGGTCTGGCATGAGCCGGGGCGGCACACGCTTCAGCTCGGGGAGCCTTCCTTCATCGCCCAGGAGACGGGGATTCCGACCGTGGCCGATTTCCGGCCCGCGGACGTGGCGGCGGGGGGGCAGGGCGCGCCGCTCGTGCCGTATTTCGACTGGTTCGTCTTCGGCGGCCGGCCGGTGGCGCTTCTGAACCTCGGAGGCATCGCCAATTTCACCTTCGTGGGGCGGACGCTCCGGGAGACCACCGGCTTCGACACGGGTCCGGGCAACGTTCTTCTGGACGAAGCGATGCGCCGGGCGTTCGGCCGGGAGTACGACGCCGGCGGCCGGGTGGCGGCGTCCGGGACCATCGATCTTCGGATGCTCCGGCGGCTGGATCATCCCTACTTTCGGAAGCCTCCGCCGAAGTCCACGGGGCGGGAGCTTTTCGGGCCGGCCTTTCTCGAGGAGCGTCTGGGACGGGAGCTCCGGCGGCGTCCCGCCGACGCGGTGGCGACGCTGACGTTTTTCACGGCGCGCACGATCGCGGACGCGTTCGCGCGGTTCGCGCCGCGTCCGGTGCAGGAGGTCGTGGTGTCGGGCGGCGGGGCGTTCAACCGGACGCTGGTGCGTCATCTGGAATGGATGCTCTGGCCGGCGGCGGTGCGGCCGATCGACGTCTACGGCTTTCCGCCCCTGGCGCGGGAGCCGGCGGCCTTCGCGCTTCTGGCGGCGCAGACCCTGCGGGGCCGTCCCTCGAACGTGCCTTCGGCCACCGGGGCGCGCCGCGCGGTGGTCCTGGGGAAGATCGTGCCGGCCGGGAGGGGCGGGGTTCCGTCCTGA